The genomic interval TCCCCGAGACGATCCAGGCGCCGCCGCCGCGCTGGGCGTTCTGGCGTCATGCGACATTCCGCCGCCTGATGCACCACCAGCTCTTCCTCTCCGGCTCGATCCTGTTTGCCATCATCTCGCTGGTGGCGGTCTTCGCTCCGCTGATCACCGACGCCGATCCCAACAAGCTCGCCATGCGGCTCCGCTTCCATGCGCCGGATTGGGACTATCCCTTCGGCACCGACAATCTCGGCCGCAGCCAATTGAGCCGCGTCCTCTATGGCGCCCGGCTCTCGCTTGCCATCGGCCTCGGCGTGGTCATCCTCAACGGTGTCTTTGGCGTGCTCATCGGCGCCATCAGCGGCTTCTTCCGCCATCTCGACGACATCCTGATGCGCATCTCCGACGCGCTCATGGCGTTTCCGCCGCTCTTGCTGGCGCTCGGCATCGCCGCTGCCCTCGGGCCCTCCTCGAACACCGCGGTCATCGCGCTCTCGGCAGCCTACATTCCGCGTACGGCGCGCATCGTCAGAGCCTCGGTGCTGGTGGTGCGCGAGATGGAATATGTGCAGGCGGCCCAGGCCTGCGGCGCCAAGTCGTTGCGCATCATGTGGACCCATATCCTGCCCAACTGCATGGCCCCCTTGATCGTGCAGCTCACCTTCATCTTCGCCTATGCCGTGCTAACGGAGGCGACCTTGAGTTTCCTGGGCTTGGGCGCCGAGCCGCCGACTCCCACCTGGGGCAACATCATGGCCGAAGGCCGCACCTATCTGCGCGAAGCCGAATGGATCACCCTCATCCCCGGCATCGCCTTGGCGATGACCGTGCTCGGCCTCAACCTCCTGGGCGACGGGTTGCGCGACGTGCTCGACCCCAGGCTCAAGGTGCAGCAGGGCTGATGCCGGGAATGACCCACCCTCTGCTCCGGGTGCGCAACCTCACCACCGTCTTCGCCACCGGCCGGGGCGAGGTCGTCGCCGTCGAGGACGTCAGCTTCGATCTGGCCCAGGGCGAGGTCTTGGGCATCGTCGGCGAGTCCGGCTCCGGCAAGAGTGTGACCGCGCTCTCCATCATGGGCCTCCTGCCGCAGCCGCCGGGACGGGTGGCCAAGGGCGAGGTCTGGCTCGAATCGCGCAATCTCCTGACGCTGTCGGAAGGCGAGATGCGGCGCATCCGCGGCAACCGCATGGGCATGATCTTCCAGGAGCCGATGACCTCGCTCAATCCGGTCTTCCCGGTGGGCAACCAGATCATGGAGACCTTGCGGGTGCATCAGCGCCTGGGCGGCGTGGCGGCGCGCGCGCGGGCGGTCGAGCTCCTGGCCAAGGTCGGCATCCCGTCACCGGAACGGCGCATCGACGACTATCCCCATCAGCTCTCCGGCGGCCAACGCCAGCGCGTCATGATCGCCATGGCGCTGGCCTGCAGCCCGCAGCTCCTGATCGCCGACGAGCCTACCACTGCGCTCGACGTCACCATCCAGGCGCAGATCCTCGACCTGCTCCGTCAGCTGCAGGAAGAGTTCCGCATGGCGGTGATCATCATCACCCACAA from Pseudomonadota bacterium carries:
- a CDS encoding ABC transporter permease — encoded protein: MIEADTTLVAIPETIQAPPPRWAFWRHATFRRLMHHQLFLSGSILFAIISLVAVFAPLITDADPNKLAMRLRFHAPDWDYPFGTDNLGRSQLSRVLYGARLSLAIGLGVVILNGVFGVLIGAISGFFRHLDDILMRISDALMAFPPLLLALGIAAALGPSSNTAVIALSAAYIPRTARIVRASVLVVREMEYVQAAQACGAKSLRIMWTHILPNCMAPLIVQLTFIFAYAVLTEATLSFLGLGAEPPTPTWGNIMAEGRTYLREAEWITLIPGIALAMTVLGLNLLGDGLRDVLDPRLKVQQG
- a CDS encoding ABC transporter ATP-binding protein, which translates into the protein MTHPLLRVRNLTTVFATGRGEVVAVEDVSFDLAQGEVLGIVGESGSGKSVTALSIMGLLPQPPGRVAKGEVWLESRNLLTLSEGEMRRIRGNRMGMIFQEPMTSLNPVFPVGNQIMETLRVHQRLGGVAARARAVELLAKVGIPSPERRIDDYPHQLSGGQRQRVMIAMALACSPQLLIADEPTTALDVTIQAQILDLLRQLQEEFRMAVIIITHNMGVVAEFAHRVIVMYAGRVVEQATVDEIFDHPAHPYTEGLLHSIPDMESDARRLTTIPGVMPSPFALPPGCRFQPRCAYARPVCGTQQPPLIQADDAHVAACIRLTDYRFPFPQPALVEAGS